A region of Arabidopsis thaliana chromosome 5, partial sequence DNA encodes the following proteins:
- the PLDALPHA3 gene encoding phospholipase D alpha 3, whose protein sequence is MTEQLLLHGTLEVKIYRIDKLHQRSRFNLCGKGNKEPTGKKTQSQIKRLTDSCTSLFGGHLYATIDLDRSRVARTMMRRHPKWLQSFHVYTAHSISKIIFTVKEDEPVSASLIGRAYLPVTEVITGQPIDRWLDILDENRRPIQGGSKLHVRVKFTHVTQDVNWNKGIILPSFNGVPNAYFNQREGCKVTLYQDAHVLNEYPDVTLTGGQVIYKHHRCWEEIFDAIWEAKHLIYIAGWSVNTDVTLVRDPKRTRPGGDLKLGELLKKKAEENVTVLMLVWDDRTSHEVFKRDGLMMTHDQETYDYFKNTKVRCVLCPRNPDNGDSIVQGFEVATMFTHHQKTIVVDSEVDGSLTKRRIVSFLGGIDLCDGRYDTVEHPLFGTLNSVHANDFHQPNFDGASIKKGGPREPWHDIHCKLDGPAAWDVLYNFEQRWMKQGSGRRYLISMAQLAEITVPPLPIVQPDNEEGWTVQVFRSIDDGAVEGFPEDPREAASIGLISGKDNVIERSIQDAYVNAIRRAKNFIYIENQYFLGSSFGWNSRDINLNEINALQLIPKEISLKIVSKIEAGERFSVYIVIPLWPEGKPGSASVQAILDWQRRTMEMMYTDIIIALRKKGLDANPRDYLTFFCLGNREKGKVGEYLPPEKPEANSDYARAQESRRFMIYVHSKMMIVDDEYIIIGSANINQRSMDGGRDTEIAMGAYQPSHLLSTNNMRPVGQIFSFRISLWLEHLRVTTNAFQCPESEECIRMVNATADELWGLYSAQEYPRNDDLPGHLLSYPISIGSNGEVTNLAGTEFFPDTNAKVVGEKSNYLPPILTS, encoded by the exons ATGACGGAGCAATTGCTGCTTCATGGAACTCTTGAAGTGAAGATTTATAGGATCGATAAGTTGCATCAACGTTCAAGATTCAATTTATGCGGCAAg GGGAACAAGGAGCCAACAGGTAAAAAGACTCAATCTCAAATCAAAAGACTAACGGACTCATGCACAAGTTTGTTTGGAGGACATCTATACGCAACTATTGACCTAGACAGGTCAAGAGTGGCTAGAACCATGATGAGACGTCATCCTAAATGGTTACAATCCTTCCACGTCTACACCGCACATTCAATCTCTAAAATCATATTCACAgttaaagaagatgaaccGGTCAGTGCTAGTTTGATAGGGCGAGCTTATTTACCTGTAACAGAAGTCATCACCGGACAACCTATAGACCGATGGCTCGATATCTTAGACGAGAACAGGAGACCAATCCAAGGAGGTTCCAAACTCCATGTACGTGTGAAGTTCACTCATGTGACACAGGACGTGAATTGGAACAAAGGAATAATATTACCTTCCTTCAATGGAGTTCCTAACGCTTATTTCAACCAAAGAGAAGGTTGCAAAGTTACACTATACCAAGACGCTCACGTTCTTAACGAATACCCTGATGTTACCCTCACGGGAGGACAAGTTATATACAAGCATCATCGGTGTTGGGAAGAGATTTTCGATGCGATATGGGAAGCAAAACATTTGATATACATCGCTGGTTGGTCCGTAAACACCGACGTGACATTAGTTAGAGATCCTAAACGGACGAGACCGGGAGGGGACCTCAAGTTAGGGGAattgctgaagaagaaagcagaagaaaacGTGACCGTGCTGATGCTTGTGTGGGACGATAGAACGTCTCACGAAGTTTTTAAGAGAGACGGTTTGATGATGACTCATGATCAAGAAACTTACGATTACTTCAAGAACACGAAAGTGCGTTGCGTTCTCTGTCCGCGGAATCCGGATAATGGTGATAGCATTGTGCAAGGGTTCGAGGTCGCTACTATGTTTACTCATCATCAAAAAACGATTGTGGTGGACAGTGAAGTGGACGGGTCATTAACCAAGAGAAGGATAGTGAGTTTTCTTGGAGGTATTGATCTTTGTGATGGGAGATACGACACTGTAGAGCATCCTTTGTTTGGTACTTTGAATAGTGTTCATGCTAATGACTTTCACCAGCCGAACTTTGATGGTGCATCGATTAAAAAGGGCGGTCCACGTGAACCGTGGCACGATATTCACTGCAAGCTGGATGGTCCTGCGGCGTGGGatgttttatacaattttgAGCAGAGGTGGATGAAACAAG gTAGTGGTAGAAGGTACCTTATATCGATGGCACAGCTCGCAGAGATCACGGTCCCGCCACTTCCGATTGTACAACCAGACAATGAAGAAGGTTGGACAGTTCAAGTCTTCCGGTCGATAGATGATGGTGCAGTTGAAGGGTTCCCAGAGGATCCACGTGAAGCTGCAAGCATAGGACTTATAAGCGGAAAAGATAACGTGATCGAAAGAAGCATTCAAGACGCTTACGTTAATGCCATAAGGAGAGCCAAAAACTTCATCTACATTGAGAACCAATATTTTCTAGGAAGCTCCTTTGGATGGAACTCTAGAGACATAAATTTAAATGAGATCAATGCACTACAACTCATTCCTAAAGAGATTTCTCTAAAAATCGTGAGTAAAATCGAGGCAGGCGAGCGGTTTTCGGTGTATATAGTGATTCCGTTATGGCCTGAAGGTAAACCTGGTTCCGCATCGGTTCAAGCAATACTAGACTGGCAAAGGAGaacaatggagatgatgtATACTGATATAATCATTGCACTACGTAAAAAAGGTTTAGATGCAAACCCTAGAGACTACCTAACGTTTTTCTGCCTCGGGAACCGGGAAAAGGGCAAGGTGGGTGAATACTTGCCTCCGGAAAAACCGGAGGCTAATTCTGATTACGCAAGAGCTCAAGAATCTCGTCGGTTCATGATCTATGTCCACTCTAAAATGATGATTG TTGATGATGAGTACATAATAATAGGATCAGCCAATATAAACCAAAGGTCAATGGATGGAGGTCGAGACACAGAGATCGCCATGGGAGCATATCAACCTAGCCATCTCCTATCTACTAATAATATGAGGCCGGTTGGCCAAATATTTAGCTTCAGGATATCACTATGGCTTGAACACCTACGAGTAACAACCAATGCATTTCAGTGCCCCGAAAGCGAAGAGTGTATAAGAATGGTTAATGCAACGGCAGACGAGCTATGGGGACTATACTCAGCACAAGAGTATCCTCGAAATGACGATTTACCGGGGCATTTGCTTAGTTATCCGATTAGCATTGGTAGCAATGGGGAAGTAACAAATCTTGCTGGGACTGAATTCTTTCCTGATACTAACGCAAAGGTTGTAGGCGAAAAATCTAATTATCTTCCTCCAATCCTTACTTCTTAG
- the PLDALPHA3 gene encoding phospholipase D alpha 3: MMRRHPKWLQSFHVYTAHSISKIIFTVKEDEPVSASLIGRAYLPVTEVITGQPIDRWLDILDENRRPIQGGSKLHVRVKFTHVTQDVNWNKGIILPSFNGVPNAYFNQREGCKVTLYQDAHVLNEYPDVTLTGGQVIYKHHRCWEEIFDAIWEAKHLIYIAGWSVNTDVTLVRDPKRTRPGGDLKLGELLKKKAEENVTVLMLVWDDRTSHEVFKRDGLMMTHDQETYDYFKNTKVRCVLCPRNPDNGDSIVQGFEVATMFTHHQKTIVVDSEVDGSLTKRRIVSFLGGIDLCDGRYDTVEHPLFGTLNSVHANDFHQPNFDGASIKKGGPREPWHDIHCKLDGPAAWDVLYNFEQRWMKQGSGRRYLISMAQLAEITVPPLPIVQPDNEEGWTVQVFRSIDDGAVEGFPEDPREAASIGLISGKDNVIERSIQDAYVNAIRRAKNFIYIENQYFLGSSFGWNSRDINLNEINALQLIPKEISLKIVSKIEAGERFSVYIVIPLWPEGKPGSASVQAILDWQRRTMEMMYTDIIIALRKKGLDANPRDYLTFFCLGNREKGKVGEYLPPEKPEANSDYARAQESRRFMIYVHSKMMIVDDEYIIIGSANINQRSMDGGRDTEIAMGAYQPSHLLSTNNMRPVGQIFSFRISLWLEHLRVTTNAFQCPESEECIRMVNATADELWGLYSAQEYPRNDDLPGHLLSYPISIGSNGEVTNLAGTEFFPDTNAKVVGEKSNYLPPILTS; this comes from the exons ATGATGAGACGTCATCCTAAATGGTTACAATCCTTCCACGTCTACACCGCACATTCAATCTCTAAAATCATATTCACAgttaaagaagatgaaccGGTCAGTGCTAGTTTGATAGGGCGAGCTTATTTACCTGTAACAGAAGTCATCACCGGACAACCTATAGACCGATGGCTCGATATCTTAGACGAGAACAGGAGACCAATCCAAGGAGGTTCCAAACTCCATGTACGTGTGAAGTTCACTCATGTGACACAGGACGTGAATTGGAACAAAGGAATAATATTACCTTCCTTCAATGGAGTTCCTAACGCTTATTTCAACCAAAGAGAAGGTTGCAAAGTTACACTATACCAAGACGCTCACGTTCTTAACGAATACCCTGATGTTACCCTCACGGGAGGACAAGTTATATACAAGCATCATCGGTGTTGGGAAGAGATTTTCGATGCGATATGGGAAGCAAAACATTTGATATACATCGCTGGTTGGTCCGTAAACACCGACGTGACATTAGTTAGAGATCCTAAACGGACGAGACCGGGAGGGGACCTCAAGTTAGGGGAattgctgaagaagaaagcagaagaaaacGTGACCGTGCTGATGCTTGTGTGGGACGATAGAACGTCTCACGAAGTTTTTAAGAGAGACGGTTTGATGATGACTCATGATCAAGAAACTTACGATTACTTCAAGAACACGAAAGTGCGTTGCGTTCTCTGTCCGCGGAATCCGGATAATGGTGATAGCATTGTGCAAGGGTTCGAGGTCGCTACTATGTTTACTCATCATCAAAAAACGATTGTGGTGGACAGTGAAGTGGACGGGTCATTAACCAAGAGAAGGATAGTGAGTTTTCTTGGAGGTATTGATCTTTGTGATGGGAGATACGACACTGTAGAGCATCCTTTGTTTGGTACTTTGAATAGTGTTCATGCTAATGACTTTCACCAGCCGAACTTTGATGGTGCATCGATTAAAAAGGGCGGTCCACGTGAACCGTGGCACGATATTCACTGCAAGCTGGATGGTCCTGCGGCGTGGGatgttttatacaattttgAGCAGAGGTGGATGAAACAAG gTAGTGGTAGAAGGTACCTTATATCGATGGCACAGCTCGCAGAGATCACGGTCCCGCCACTTCCGATTGTACAACCAGACAATGAAGAAGGTTGGACAGTTCAAGTCTTCCGGTCGATAGATGATGGTGCAGTTGAAGGGTTCCCAGAGGATCCACGTGAAGCTGCAAGCATAGGACTTATAAGCGGAAAAGATAACGTGATCGAAAGAAGCATTCAAGACGCTTACGTTAATGCCATAAGGAGAGCCAAAAACTTCATCTACATTGAGAACCAATATTTTCTAGGAAGCTCCTTTGGATGGAACTCTAGAGACATAAATTTAAATGAGATCAATGCACTACAACTCATTCCTAAAGAGATTTCTCTAAAAATCGTGAGTAAAATCGAGGCAGGCGAGCGGTTTTCGGTGTATATAGTGATTCCGTTATGGCCTGAAGGTAAACCTGGTTCCGCATCGGTTCAAGCAATACTAGACTGGCAAAGGAGaacaatggagatgatgtATACTGATATAATCATTGCACTACGTAAAAAAGGTTTAGATGCAAACCCTAGAGACTACCTAACGTTTTTCTGCCTCGGGAACCGGGAAAAGGGCAAGGTGGGTGAATACTTGCCTCCGGAAAAACCGGAGGCTAATTCTGATTACGCAAGAGCTCAAGAATCTCGTCGGTTCATGATCTATGTCCACTCTAAAATGATGATTG TTGATGATGAGTACATAATAATAGGATCAGCCAATATAAACCAAAGGTCAATGGATGGAGGTCGAGACACAGAGATCGCCATGGGAGCATATCAACCTAGCCATCTCCTATCTACTAATAATATGAGGCCGGTTGGCCAAATATTTAGCTTCAGGATATCACTATGGCTTGAACACCTACGAGTAACAACCAATGCATTTCAGTGCCCCGAAAGCGAAGAGTGTATAAGAATGGTTAATGCAACGGCAGACGAGCTATGGGGACTATACTCAGCACAAGAGTATCCTCGAAATGACGATTTACCGGGGCATTTGCTTAGTTATCCGATTAGCATTGGTAGCAATGGGGAAGTAACAAATCTTGCTGGGACTGAATTCTTTCCTGATACTAACGCAAAGGTTGTAGGCGAAAAATCTAATTATCTTCCTCCAATCCTTACTTCTTAG